Proteins co-encoded in one Sediminispirochaeta bajacaliforniensis DSM 16054 genomic window:
- the aroC gene encoding chorismate synthase, producing MAGNSFGTRFRITSFGESHGKGIGVVVDGMPPGIEIAPAAIQFQLDRRKPGQSQVTTPRKENDQVEILSGVFKGKSTGTPIAMFIANRNQKSGDYDQYRDIYRPGHADFGYDKKYGIRDHRGGGRSSGRETAARVAAGALARLLLEARGIRVQAWTLEAAGIRCETCDPSVVEKNPMRACDPTAAEKMLTAVTALAEKGNSAGGIVECTISGVPAGIGDPVFDKLDARLAGAVISIGAVKGIEFGVGFAAARMAGKADNDEMDGKGFLSNNAGGILGGISTGEPIIFRLAVKPTPSISLPQKTIDSDGREQIIEVRGRHDPCICPRIVPVVEAMAALTLVDFLLAADKTIG from the coding sequence ATGGCGGGAAACAGCTTCGGAACTCGTTTTCGTATTACAAGCTTCGGGGAGTCGCACGGAAAGGGAATCGGCGTCGTGGTCGACGGAATGCCTCCGGGCATAGAGATCGCCCCGGCCGCAATCCAGTTTCAACTCGACCGGCGAAAACCGGGCCAGTCTCAGGTGACCACCCCAAGAAAAGAGAATGACCAGGTGGAGATCCTCAGCGGGGTCTTTAAGGGGAAGAGTACCGGCACCCCCATTGCCATGTTCATCGCCAACAGAAATCAAAAAAGCGGAGACTACGATCAGTACCGGGACATCTACAGGCCTGGACATGCGGATTTCGGCTACGACAAGAAATATGGCATCAGGGACCATAGAGGCGGCGGCAGGAGTTCCGGAAGAGAAACTGCAGCCAGGGTTGCCGCAGGAGCACTTGCCCGGCTGCTTCTTGAAGCCCGGGGTATCAGGGTCCAGGCATGGACCCTTGAGGCCGCAGGCATTAGGTGTGAAACCTGCGATCCTTCCGTCGTAGAAAAAAACCCGATGAGGGCGTGTGATCCTACTGCCGCCGAAAAGATGTTGACAGCCGTAACCGCTCTTGCAGAAAAAGGCAACAGCGCAGGGGGTATTGTGGAGTGTACCATAAGCGGAGTACCTGCCGGTATCGGCGATCCGGTATTCGATAAGTTGGATGCACGGCTCGCCGGAGCGGTGATCTCCATCGGGGCAGTAAAGGGAATAGAATTCGGTGTCGGTTTTGCGGCGGCACGCATGGCCGGGAAAGCGGACAACGATGAAATGGACGGGAAGGGCTTCTTAAGCAACAATGCAGGCGGAATTCTCGGCGGCATATCGACGGGAGAGCCCATCATCTTCCGTCTGGCGGTAAAGCCTACCCCAAGCATCTCTTTACCACAAAAAACCATCGACTCCGACGGCAGAGAACAGATCATCGAGGTAAGGGGTCGCCACGATCCCTGCATCTGCCCCAGGATCGTTCCGGTGGTAGAAGCCATGGCAGCCCTTACCCTTGTTGATTTTTTACTGGCCGCAGACAAGACTATAGGGTAA